The genomic region GCACGGTAAGGGCTGACACCAATGTCAGGTTCAAGCGAATCCGGTATAACGGTCACATGCGAATCGGCGAGCTCGCACGACGAACCGGTGTCAGCGAGCGCTCCCTGCGCTACTACGAGAGTGCGGGTCTGCTGGTCTCGGAACGCAGCCGCGGCGGCCATCGCGAGTACACCGAGGCGGCCGTGGATCGGGTGATCCACATTCAGGAGTTGTACGCCGCCGGGCTGCCCAGTCGAACGATCGCGTCGCTTCTACCGTGTATGCGCGACACCGACGGCGGCCCCACCGAGTCGGCGACGCCGCGGCTCGTCGAACGGCTCACCGCCGAGCGCGACCGCATCGACGAGGAGATCCGCGGGCTGGCGAACTCACGCGCCGTTCTCGACGACGTCATCGTCGCCGCGTCGGGCGCCGAGGTCGCACTCAGAACGCCAACAGATTGTCCTTGAACAGCTTGTGCTCGTATGAGGTTCGGGTGAGGCCGCGGCGCTGCAGCTCGGGCACCAGTCCGTCAACGACCTCGACCACGTACCGGCGGGTGAGGCGCATACCTGGCGCAGTGAACAGGAAACCGTCCCCTCCGACCTCGTCCATCAGTGCCTCGAGTTGGTCGGCCACCGTGGCCGGGGTCCCGACCAGGGCATCCTCAGTGGACAGGTAGGCCGCGGTCAGTTCGCGCAGTGTCTTTCCGCTGCCGCGCTGCAGGAACGCCTCGAGGGATCCGCGTTCACCGTTGGTCTGAAGATCGTCGGGAAGCGGCTTGTCCAAGTCAAAGCTGGTGAAGTCGATCTCGGTGATCGCAGCCAGATGCGCCAGCGTCTTCTCGAGGTAGTACTCGTTGTCGACCAGGCGCTCCAGCTTGGCCCGCGCCTCCTCATCAGTCTCACCGAGATGCGGGGTGCACAGAAACAGCACCTTGATGTCATCGGGTTTGCGACCGTATTCGACTGCACGTCTGCGAATGTCGTCCCGGTAGGCGATCATTCCCTGCGGGTCGGCTGCCGTTCCCACCACGGTGTCGGCGTACTTCGCGGCGAAGTCCTTACCCTGTGGTGAGCCACCGGCCTGCGCGAGCACGGGGTGGTACTGCGGCGAGGGAACGGTGTTGAGCGGGCCGCGGCTCCTGTAGTACTCACCCTCGAAGTCGATGGTGTGCACCTTGGTGTGGTCGACGAATGTCCCGGTCTCCCGGTCGCGTACCACGGCGTCGGGTTCCCACGAGTTCCACAGTGCACGAACCAGATCCACGTACTCGTGTGCACGGGCGTAGCGCTCGTCATGGCGGGGCAGGTGGTCCAGCCCGAAGTTCTGCGCGGAGCGGTCCTCAGCCGAGGTGACCATGTTCCAGCCGAGCCTGCCACCGGTGAGGTGGTCGAGCGTGCTGCATAGCCTGGCGAGCAGGAACGGCGGGTAGAACGTCGACGACAGGGTCAGGACGAGACCCAGATTCTGGGTGACGTTGCCCAGCAGCGGAATCAGCGGTGCCGGATCGTGTTTGGGCGAGTGCAGCGCGTGTTTGAGTTCGCGTTCGAACGTCCCGCCGTAGGCATCAGAGACCATGAGCTTGTCCTCGAGCAGCAGGTAGTCGAACTTCGCCCGCTCGAGGTGTTGAACCAGCTCCACATAGAAGCTGCCCGACCAGTCCTGCCCACCGGTGGAACCCCACTGCTCGTTCCACCCGTCGACGCAGAAGTTGGCGAACCAACCCAGGTGAAACCTCTTGTCATAGGACACTTCGGGTGAATCCCTTCATCGTTCGGCCGAACAGTCGGCAATTCGGGGTAAGGCGCGTCAAGGACTAGGGCCCGTCGAGCAACCCGTGTTCCAGCGGTGGGCGGTGATCGGTGACCTCCGCCGACTCCTCGACGGCCGCCAGACGGGCGTCGCTCTCCCGAATCGCCTGCTGCTCGCCTGTGCGGTCCTGGCCGCGCGTGAAGGCGTAGTACACCAGCGCCGAGACCACCAGACCGGCCAGCCACGAGATGTCGATCCCGCCGAGCAACGCGCCGATCGGGCCGGTGAAGTACGGCAGCACCGCAAAGGGCACCATCGCGGCAAATCCCAGGAAGTAGGCCGCGATTCCGCGCCACGACCATCCGCCGTACACCCCACGGGGGGTGAACAGGTCGGTGATCGCATACTCGCCCCGGCGCACGAAGAAGTAGTCGGTGAGGTTCACCGCCGTCCACGGCACCAGCAGGAACAACATCAGCGACAGAGCGTTGCTCGCGGCGTTGATGACGTGGTCACCGAATGGGAGTGCCACGACGAGGTAGATCACGATGGTTGCCGCCGTGACGGCAATTCGCAGGGCTCGGCTCGGCCGAACCCGGCGAACCAGGTCCACGCCGGTGAGGAACTGCAGCGTCACGCTGTATGCGGCCGTCGCGGTGCACACGACCAGAGTCGTCGCAGACGCCAGCGCCAGCACCGCACCGAAGCCGCCGACCACGTTGTTCCCGGCCTCGTGCAGTGCCACCAGCGCATCCTCGGCCTCATAGTGGGCGGAGAGCCACGCACCCAGGGTGATCAACCACAGCGCCGAGATGCCGGCTCCCACATACACACTCGCGATCAGCGACCGCGAGGAGGTCTTGGCGGGCAGGTACCGCGTGTAGTCCGACACCACCGGGGCGAGTGCCATGTTGTAGGCGGCCGAGACCGCGAACACCGTGAAGAATGCCGAGAGCACGAACCCGTGCTCACTGGAGGACGGCTCGGTGCCGCCGGCCTTCCCGAGCGCGACGGCCAACGAGAACGCCAGAACCAGGGGCACGGTGACGTAGAACACCAGCCGCGAGATCCGGTGCAGATAGTCGTGGCCTGCGATCGCGAATGCGCCGCCCACCAGGTTGACCACCAGTCCGATCACCACCGGCGGCCAGCCGAAGACCTGCGCCAGCCCCTGTGCGGTCAGGATGGTGTACACCACGCCGAACGCCAGGTAGCAGGTCAGCGACATCGCGACGACGACGATGACGCCGTAGAAGCCGAACTGCGCCCGAGACTGGATGATCTGCGGCAGACCCAGCCGAGGCCCCTGGGTGGCGTGGAAGGCCATGAAGAACGTGCCAACCACCAGGCCCAGCGCCGAGGCCAGCACCGCCCAGCCGACGCTGAGCCCCAGCGCCGGCCCGGTGAAGCCTAGTGCGATGGTGAAGAAGCTCCAGTTGGCGATGAAGAACAGCGGGCTCACCCGCCACGGGGTGCCATGACGTTCGCTCGGGGTGATCCAGTCGATCGACCGGCTCTCGATGCTCGAGTAGCGACGCACTGGAACGTCGGCCGCGGAATGCCCTGTCTCCGGCACGATCTCTGTAGACACGAGGGGTGATCCTTCACCCGAGCGCACTCGAGGAACAGCCATCTCGTCGGGGTGATTATTAGTCGACGACCACAGCGACGGGTTCGTCGCGGCCGATGTCCGCACGCGCTAGGGTCGCCTCGGATCCATCGACCTCGGGAGGCCAGCCATGGACGACTATCCCTTCGACCTCGGTGGGTACACGCGCCCCATCACGACGACGTCGGCGACGGCTCAACGGTGGTTCGACCGCGGCCTGAACTGGGTATTCGCCTACAACCACGAAGAGGCCGCGCTCTGCTTCGGCAAGGCGCTGGAGCATGATCCGGGCTGCGCGATGGCGCACTGGGGTCTGGCATACGTGGCGGGACCGAACTACAACCGGCCGTGGGAGCTGTTCGACGACGACGAGATCATCGAGACGCTGCGGACGTCACGGCAGTCGTGCGCTCTCGCGCGAGACAACGCCGATGGTGCGTCCCCGGTCGAGCGCGCGCTGATCGACGCGCTCCAAACCCGTTACCAGTCCGAGGTTCCCGCCCCGGATCTCTACGTGTGGAGCGCGGAGTACACCGATGCGATGCGCGGGGTGCACCGGGAGTTCGGTGATGACCCCGACGTCGCCACCCTGTTCGCCGAGGCGATGATGAACCGCACGCCTTGGCAGATGTGGGAGCTGCGCAGCGGACTGCCCACGGCGGGTGCCGACACGCTCGAGTGCCGCGCGGTCCTCGAAGCGGCGATCGACCACAACCGCGCCGCGGGCCGCGGGCCGCACCCCGGGCTGTGGCACCTCTACGTCCATCTCATGGAGATGTCGCCCACCCCGGAGTCAGCGCTGCGGGTCGGTGACGAATTGCGGCGTCTGGTACCGGATTCCGGTCATCTCGCGCACATGCCGACCCATATCGATGTGCTGTGCGGCAACTATCAGGACGTCGTCGACTGGAACCACATCGGCATCGAGCGGGACGTCCGCTATTGGAAACACGCCGGGGCACTCAACTTCTACTCGCTCTACCGGGTGCACAACTATCACTTCAAGCTCTACGGCGCGATGTTCCTCGGCCAGTTCGAGCCCGCGATTGACGCCGTCGCAGCGATGCACGACACCATCCCCGACGAGCTCGTCCGCATGGAGAGCCCCGCCATGGCCGACTGGCTGGAGGGCTACATGTCGATCGGGACCCATGCCCTCGTTCGATTCGGCAAGTGGCAGGAGCTCATCGACGAT from Mycolicibacterium sp. YH-1 harbors:
- a CDS encoding MerR family transcriptional regulator, with the translated sequence MRIGELARRTGVSERSLRYYESAGLLVSERSRGGHREYTEAAVDRVIHIQELYAAGLPSRTIASLLPCMRDTDGGPTESATPRLVERLTAERDRIDEEIRGLANSRAVLDDVIVAASGAEVALRTPTDCP
- a CDS encoding lipopolysaccharide assembly protein LapB; the encoded protein is MDDYPFDLGGYTRPITTTSATAQRWFDRGLNWVFAYNHEEAALCFGKALEHDPGCAMAHWGLAYVAGPNYNRPWELFDDDEIIETLRTSRQSCALARDNADGASPVERALIDALQTRYQSEVPAPDLYVWSAEYTDAMRGVHREFGDDPDVATLFAEAMMNRTPWQMWELRSGLPTAGADTLECRAVLEAAIDHNRAAGRGPHPGLWHLYVHLMEMSPTPESALRVGDELRRLVPDSGHLAHMPTHIDVLCGNYQDVVDWNHIGIERDVRYWKHAGALNFYSLYRVHNYHFKLYGAMFLGQFEPAIDAVAAMHDTIPDELVRMESPAMADWLEGYMSIGTHALVRFGKWQELIDDPLPTDPDVYSMTTAMNFYGKGVAYAALKQHDAAAEAQRNFEAAAAAVPETRRVHVVPCQDILGVAREVLAGEIAYHAGEYDGAFHHLRNAVRREDDLPYDEPWGWMMPSRHALGALLLEQGHLEEAAAVYEADLGLTDEVIRSNRHPNNVWALLGLHRVYEALGRTAEARVIKPLLDVASARADTSIASSCFCSRPLDASAPPAGDSTGCCSA
- a CDS encoding NtaA/DmoA family FMN-dependent monooxygenase (This protein belongs to a clade of FMN-dependent monooxygenases, within a broader family of flavin-dependent oxidoreductases, the luciferase-like monooxygenase (LMM) family, some of whose members use coenzyme F420 rather than FMN.) — protein: MSYDKRFHLGWFANFCVDGWNEQWGSTGGQDWSGSFYVELVQHLERAKFDYLLLEDKLMVSDAYGGTFERELKHALHSPKHDPAPLIPLLGNVTQNLGLVLTLSSTFYPPFLLARLCSTLDHLTGGRLGWNMVTSAEDRSAQNFGLDHLPRHDERYARAHEYVDLVRALWNSWEPDAVVRDRETGTFVDHTKVHTIDFEGEYYRSRGPLNTVPSPQYHPVLAQAGGSPQGKDFAAKYADTVVGTAADPQGMIAYRDDIRRRAVEYGRKPDDIKVLFLCTPHLGETDEEARAKLERLVDNEYYLEKTLAHLAAITEIDFTSFDLDKPLPDDLQTNGERGSLEAFLQRGSGKTLRELTAAYLSTEDALVGTPATVADQLEALMDEVGGDGFLFTAPGMRLTRRYVVEVVDGLVPELQRRGLTRTSYEHKLFKDNLLAF
- a CDS encoding cytosine permease, giving the protein MSTEIVPETGHSAADVPVRRYSSIESRSIDWITPSERHGTPWRVSPLFFIANWSFFTIALGFTGPALGLSVGWAVLASALGLVVGTFFMAFHATQGPRLGLPQIIQSRAQFGFYGVIVVVAMSLTCYLAFGVVYTILTAQGLAQVFGWPPVVIGLVVNLVGGAFAIAGHDYLHRISRLVFYVTVPLVLAFSLAVALGKAGGTEPSSSEHGFVLSAFFTVFAVSAAYNMALAPVVSDYTRYLPAKTSSRSLIASVYVGAGISALWLITLGAWLSAHYEAEDALVALHEAGNNVVGGFGAVLALASATTLVVCTATAAYSVTLQFLTGVDLVRRVRPSRALRIAVTAATIVIYLVVALPFGDHVINAASNALSLMLFLLVPWTAVNLTDYFFVRRGEYAITDLFTPRGVYGGWSWRGIAAYFLGFAAMVPFAVLPYFTGPIGALLGGIDISWLAGLVVSALVYYAFTRGQDRTGEQQAIRESDARLAAVEESAEVTDHRPPLEHGLLDGP